The Streptomyces collinus DNA segment GACGTCATCAAGCCCGGATATGCCGAGCTGAAATCCGAATGGCTGTTCCGTCAGACCGCTTCCACCAGTGGTTCTGCTGATGCCGAGGGCTGATCCGGGGTATTCGGCGTACTGCGGATGCAGACGGTGTTCGCAAATCCGACCGTATTTCGATGTTTGCGGCGGGTGGCGCCGGGTGTTTACGGTCGCTGGACCGCTCACCCATCCCGTCATCCCGTTACGAGGACGCATTTCATGAAGCAGTCTGCTGCCAAGTCCCTCGGTGTCGCCGCGCTCGGTGCCGCCTTCGCCGCCTCCGGTGCGGGCGCCGCCAACGCCGCCCCGGCCCTCCCGGACACCGCCCAGACGCTGGAGACCGTCACCGCGGCGCTCCCTGCGGAGCAGCTCTCCCAGACGCTGCCGGGCTCGGGTGAGGCGCTGGGCCAGGGACAGCCGGCGGCCGGTGCCGGTCTGGCCGCCGCGCAGCCGGTCACCGAGCAGGTGCTCGCCACGGGCCCGACGGGTCCGGCCGGCCTGCTGGGCGGACTCCCGGTGCAGGGCCTGCCCACGCAGGGCCTGCCGGTGAACGGAGTGCCGGTCGGCTGACCCACCCGCCGAGGCGGACACACATGCCGATGGGGCGCACCCGCACGGGGTGCGCCCCATCGGCGTTCTCGCATCAGGGTGTCACCAGGCCGTCTGGGTCTTGCCGTGGACCTTGTCCTCCGAGGGCAGCACGATCCACAGGGCGATGTACAGCAGGAACTGCGGGCCGGGCAGCAGGCACGAGACGAGGAAGATCACGCGCATCGTCGTCGCGGAGGTGCCGAAGCGCCGTGCCAGCGCGGCGCACACTCCGCCGATCATGCGGCCGTGGGTGGGGCGGGCGAGGCGGGACATGTGCGACTCCTTCAACGTCGGTGTGCGTGGGGTCTCTCGTCCGAGTACCCCATCTGCACTCCACGCTACGGAGACGAAGGGGGCAAAGCGTCGCTCCACGGGGCGATCCCGACCCTGGGAATCGTCGGGGTCCGACCCTGAGCCGGCTCCTCGGGCGGGAGGGGCGCACGCAGCACGCGGGCGGCGGTACGGCGGCGCAGCCAGGAGCGGCCCGCCGGGACCAGCGCGAGGTGCGCGAGGGCCACGCCCGCGGTGTTCAGGAACAGCGAGTCGACGTCGACGACCTGACCGGGCACGCCGGTCTGCAGCAGTTCGATGCCCCACGACAGCAGGGCGCCGGCCGCGACGGTGCGCAGCAGGGACGCCAGCGGCGAGACGACCAGCCTGCCGCTCACCATCGGCAGCAGCACACCCAGCGGGGCGAGCAGGGCCAGCCCCTCACCGATCCGGCGGGCCGCCGCGGGCCAGCCCAGGGCGAGATCGGCCCGGATACCGGCGAACGGCCGCAGATTGGCGGGCATCACCCAGGGGACGTCCAGCGGCCGCAGCGTTAACCAGGCGACGAACGCGAGGTGTGCGACGAGGAGGACACCTCCTGTCACACGGATGCGGAACGCGGCGCTGCCGCCGATGGAGCCTTGACGCTGCACGCCCCCCAAGACGCGGCCTCCGGCAGGATCGGTTCCGGGATGGACCCGGACAGGCCTGTGAGGCATGCGCCACAGCCCGGCCGGGTCACTCCCCGGCCACGCCCTTCGACGGCGGTTCCGTGCTGCCCGGCCGGGCCCGCACCTCGTCCGTGCACTCGTAGCGGCGCGGTGCCTCGCCGCCGGGACCGCCCAGGACCACCGAGCCGTCCCCCTCGGCCGCCGCCGAGTCGGAGAACGTGCAGACGATCTGCGCCAGGGCGTAGGAGGTGAGTCCGGCCGGTGCCGTGCTCAGCCGCAGCGTGTCCTCCGGATCGCCGGGGCGCGGTCCGCCGACGGTGATGCCGTCGCGGACGTCCGTGCTGTAGCCGGCTTCCTTCTCGGCGGCCGACGGCGGTGTGGCGAGCTGGTCCAGCAGGCCCTGCGCCACGAGCATGCGCCGCTCGGAGTCGGCCGCGCCGTCCGGGACCCGCACGGTCCGGTCGACGGTCACCAGAGCGGACCCGCACAGCAGGAACACCTGCACCGGCAGCCCCCGGGCCGCCTGCGTCGAGACGTCCGGCTCGGAGAGCGAGCACTGCACCCGCGAGGGCGCGGCCCCGAAGTTCGTCGGCACCTCCGTGGCCCGGATCCCGCAGCCGGCCAGCAGCACGGCGAGCGCCGGAACGGCCAGCAGACGGGGCACGGCCGCGAGACGGGCGGTCATCATGCGTCCCCCTTCGATTCCTCGCCCTGGGGCCGGTCGGTGCCGCTCTCGGGCCTCAGACCGTCCTCGGCGGGCTGCTCCTCCGCGGGGGACGTGCCGCGCGGGAGCCGCAGGGTGAACACCGCGCCGGAGTCGGGCGAGTTGGCCGCGGTGATCTCGCCGCCGTGGATGTGGGCGTTCTCCAGCGCGATGGACAGACCCAGGCCGCTGCCCTCGGAACGCGGACGCGAGGCACTGGCCTTGTAGAAGCGGTCGAAGACGTGCGGCAGGACGTCCTCCGGGATGCCGGGGCCGTGGTCCTGCACCTCGATGACGATCGAGTCGTCCGCCTCCCGCACCGACACCCGCACCGGGGAGCCGCCGTGCTTGAGCGCGTTGCCGATCAGGTTGGCCAGGATGACGTCCAGGCGGCGCGGGTCCAGCCGGGCGTGCAGGCCGCGCTCGGCGTCCAGCTCGACCGCGTCCAGCCAGGCCCGGGCGTCGATGCAGGCGGTGATCTGGTCGGCGAGGTCGACGTCGTCCAGGACCAGCCGGGCGGTGCCCGCGTCGAAGCGGGTGACCTCCATCAGGTTCTCGACCAGGTCGTTCAGCCGCCGCGTCTCGCTCACCACCAGCCGGACGGCGGGCTCGATCATCGGGTCCATGCTCCCGGTCTCCGCCTCCAGCTCCTCCTCCAGCACCTCCGTGACGGCGGTGATGGCGGTGAGCGGCGTGCGCAGCTCATGGCTCATGTCCGCCACGAACCGCCGGGACGACTCGTCGCGGGCGGCCATGTCGGCGACCCGCTTCTCCAGTGCCTCGGCCGCGTTGTTGAACGTCCGGGACAGATCGGCGAGTTCATCCGTCCCCGACACCCGCAGCCGGGTGTCCAGTTTGCCCTCGCCGAGCCGCCGCGCGGCCGCCCCGAGCCGCTGCACCGGCTTCAGCACCGTCGTCGCCGCGGCCTGCGCGAGCAGTGCCGAGCCGATCAGCGCGAGGCCCGTGGCGATGCCCAGCGACCAGGCCAGCGAGTTGAGGTCCTTCGCCTCCGGCTCCAGCGACTTGAGCATGTAACCGGTCGGCCCGCCGCCGATCACGCGCGTACCGGCCACCAGGTACGGCGTGTCGTGGTCGACTATCCGCTGCCAGTACAGGTGGTACGGCTGCTTGTTGCTGCCGTCGACCTTCTGCGCCTTGTTCACGGCCGTGCGCAGCGAGACCGGCACGTCGCCCAGCGAGAAGCCGCTCAGGCCGCCGGAGCTGCCGTAGACGGTCCGGCCCGCGGTGTCGCGGCCGACCAGCAGCACACTGAAGCGCTGGTCGCTGCCCGCCATCTGGCCCGCGGTGTGCTGCAGCTCGTCCTGCGTCGGACGCTCGGGCAGCGCGGCAGCCCGGTTCTGCATCTCCTGCTCGAAGTCGCGCAGCACGGCGTCCTGGGTGCGGGTGAGCACGGCCTCGCGGTTGAGCCAGTACGCGATCGCGGACGCGGACACGGCGGCCGTCAGGGCCACCAGGCCGAAGACGACGACCAGTCGCAGCCGCAGGCTGGTGAAGCGCAGCCGCGACAGAACTCCCTTGCGCGCCCCGGTCCAGCCGCGGGCCCCCCCTTGGTGCGCCTGGGTCACTGAGGCGCGTCCAGCCGGTAGCCGACACCCCGCACGGTACGGATCAGCGTCGGGGACGACGGCACGTCCTCGACCTTGGCGCGCAGCCGCTGGACACACGCGTCCACGAGCCGCGAGTCGCCCAGGTAGTCGTGTTCCCACACCAGCCGCAGCAGCTGCTGCCGGGACAGCGCCTGGCCCGGCCGCCGGCTCAGCTCCAGCAGCAGCCGCAGCTCGGTCGGCGTGAGCTGGAGGTCCTCGCCGTTCTTCGTCACGGTCATCGCCGAGCGGTCGATGACGAGGCTGCCGAAGCTCGCCGCGTCGTTCGACTCCCGCTCGCCGCGCCGCAGCACGGCCCGGATCCGGGCGTCCAGCACCCGGCCCTGCACCGGTTTGACGACATAGTCGTCGGCGCCGGACTCCAGCCCGACCACGACGTCGATGTCGTCGCTGCGCGCGGTCAGCAAGATGATCGGCAACTGGTCCGTGCGCCGGATGCGCCGGCACACCTCGAACCCGTCGATGCCGGGCAGCATCACGTCCAGCACGATCAGATCCGGCCGCTGCTCGCGCAGGAGCTTCAGACCGTCCTCACCGCTGGCAGCGGTCGCCACGCGGTGACCCTGGCGCGTCAGTGAGAGCTCCAGGGCCGTCCGGATGGCGTCGTCGTCCTCGATCAGCAACAGGGAAGGCACGCGCTCATTCTGGCCCATGGAGGGGTCGGGGTTCGACCGGTGGGGCCCACTCGGTGCGGCCGGTACCGCCGACGCGTGTGTGCAGCCTGTGTGCGGCCTGTGGCCGACCCCTGTGACAGGTCTGTGACAGTCGGCGGACACGGCCATGAAAGTGCCGCGGCAAGCTTTTCGGCACAGGCAAGGAAGCCCGCCCCAACCGGCGGGCCGCACACCGGAAGTCCACGACGGGGGGCGCGAGATGAACACGCTGCACGGCATCAGCACCAGCGCAGTTGTCACGCGTCTGCACGACGTGAACAGGGGTTCCGAGAAGTCCGGTGCTGTGAGCGGGCGGGGGTGCGCTCGCGGCGCCGGGCGTCAGCACACCGCGTTCATGACGGTGGTTGACGCACCCACGGGGGAGAACAAGGGGACGGGGGCGGCTCACGGGGGAGCCGCGTACGGGGAGGGCTCGGGGGAGCGCCGTTCACTGACGGAGGCGGAGTTCACCGCCTACGTTCAGGAGCGCCGCGCCTCCCTGTACGCAACCGCCTACCACCTCACCGGTGACCGCTTCGAGGCCGAGGACCTGCTGCAGAGCGCGCTGTTCTCGACCTACCGGGCGTGGGACCGGATCAGCGACAAGGCCGCGGTCGGCGGATACCTGCGCCGCACCATGACCAACCTGCACATCAGCGCCTGGCGGCGCCGCAAGCTCAACGAGTACCCGACCGAGGAACTGCCGGAGACGCCCGGCGACACGGACGCGATGCGCGGCACCGAGCTGCGCGCCGTCCTGTGGCAGGCGCTGGCCCGGCTGCCCGAACTCCAGCGCACCATGCTGGTCCTGCGCTACTACGAGGGCCGCACGGATCCGGAGATCGCGGAGATCCTCGACATCAGTGTCGGCACGGTGAAGTCCAGCATCTGGCGGTCGCTCCGCCGGCTGCGCGAGGACGAGGTCCTCAGCTTCGGCCGTGACGAGGAGGACGCCTTCGGCGAGCTCGTCGCCTGAAGGTCGGGGGAGCACCACAAGGGGGCCCACGGGGGAACCGTACGGACGCTGGGGGGCGTCTTCACGGGAGAGTGGGGACTCGGGGGAGGACAACGGGGGAGCACAGGAGCGGGACTGGAGGGCCGGGGGGTCCGTCCAGTCCCGCTTTCCTTTGTGCTCCGGCCACCCTGGGGCCGGGCAGCCGGCTAGGCCGCCGTACGGAGGCCCGCGCACCGGCCGGCCGCAGCCGCTGCCAGCCGGCCCATCGCCTCGTCGCGGTCGCAGGCGTGCGCGCCCAGTGCCGTCTGGCGGGCGACGATCGTGCGCTCCTCCCGCATCAGGCGCCAGCCGCGGCGCAGCAGGAACGGCACCGACTTGCGGCCCTCCTTCAGATCCCGCAGGAAGCGGCGGCGGAAGGTCTTCACCGGGCCGCGGCTCAGGCATAGTGCGTCGGCCAGGACGCCGAGTTCACGGCAGCGCGTGACGATCTCCGCGGCGAAGATGCCCTCCGCGATGAACAGCGGGGTCCGCCCGATGTCGACCGTCTCCGCGCCGGTGCGGGCGCTGAGCGAGATGTCATACACGGGAACGTCCGTACGACCCGTGCGGCACAGCCGGGTGATCGCGGCGACGGCCGTGTCCGCGTCCCACGAATCCGGATGGTCCCAGTCGATGTCGGAGCTCTCCGCCACGAGCGGCAGCGTCGGGTCGTCGCCCTCCTTGTAGAAGTCGTCGAGCCGCAGCACCGGGAGGCCGGAGCGGGCCGCGAGGAGGGACTTGCCGGAGCCGGAAGGGCCGCAGAGCAGCACGACTCGCGTCGATATGGGCAGAGGAGAACTCACGGGACACCAGTGTGAGGCATCCACCGGGGGCCGTACGACCCCGCGGGTCGCCTTTGATGCGCGCGTCACACCTCAACTACCCTCAGCCGCCATCCGATTACCCAGCGCATCTGAAGGTTTCCTGGGGGAGACCGGGCCACGGTCCGGACTCCAGGCAGCGGGTGACACCCTCGCCCACACCACCGGCCCCGGTCACGGGTCTCCAGCCCACCCCCTCGCCGGCACGGGAGCGGACCCGCTCGACAACAGCGTCGGCACCGACCTCGCCGACTTCAAGCCGGTGACGTCCCAGGCGCTGAAGGGGCCCGTGGCGCAGTCGATCGGGAGCGTCCCGGTGGTGGAACACTGTGACAGGGCTGCTGTCGCAGCCGTAGCTCACCGGCCCCGCAGCGGGACCTCCCGGACCAGCCACGCCACGGCGAAGGCCACGGCGCACAGGACGGCCGTGCCGAGCGCGACACCGTGCAGGCCGTCCACGACACCCGTCCGGAACGCCTGCCGTACCGGCGCCGGCAGGTCCCGCAGCAGCCCGGGTGTCAGCTCGCCTTGGGTCAGCCGCCCGGCGTCCGCGCCGAGCCGGTCCGTCACACCGGCCGTGAGCCGGCTGGTGTAGACGGACCCGAGGACGGCGACGCCGAGGGAGCCGCCGATGGTGCGCAGCAGCGTCTGTGTGCCGCCGGCCGCGCCCATGTCGCGGGGCTCGGCGCTGTTCATCGTGAGGAGCATCGCCGGCTGCATCAGGCAGCCGATGCCCACGCCCAGCACGAGCGTCAGACCGGAGGCGACGGGCACCGTCGTGGCCGTGCCGAGCGTCAGCAGCGACAGCGCCCCGGCCGTGGCCAGCGCGCCGCCCGCGATCGGATAGGCGCGGTAGCGTCCGCCGTCGGCGATCCGCCGGCCGATGACGAGCTGGGCGCCCATCATGCCGAGCATCAGCGGCAGGAGCAGCAGGCCGCTCTCGGTGGACGACGTGTCCCGCACGAACTGCAGGTACTGGGGTAGGTAGCTCGCCGCCGCGAGCATGGCCGCGCCCGTGACGAAACTGAGGACCTGGGCCACCGTGAAGTTCCGGTCCCGGAACAGCCGGGGCGGGATCACCGGCTCCGGTGCGCGCCGCTCGACGCGCACGAAGGCGGCCAGCGCGCCTGCGCAGACCAGGGCGAGCCCGATGATCTCCGGTGACGTCCAGGCGTACGTCGTCCCGGCCCAGCTCGCCAGCAGCGTCAGGGCGAGGATCGCTGCGGTGAGCAGCCCTGCCCCCGCCAGGTCGACCGGCGCCTTGACGCGTGCCGCCCGCAGCCGGACACCCCACCCGATGAGCGCGAGCGCGACGGCGCCGACCGGGACGTTGACGTAGAACACCCAGCGCCAGTCCAGGTGGTCCGTGAGGAAGCCGCCCATCAGGGGGCCGCCGATCATCGCGGCGGGCAGTAGCACTCCGATCAGTGACTGGGCGCGTCCGGCCTCGGCCGGGGTGAGCAGCGTGCCGATGAGCGCCAGCGCCCCTACGAACAGTCCGCCCGCGCCGATTCCCTGCAGCGCCCGGAAGGCGATCAACTGGCCCATGTCCTGGGCGAGTCCGCACAGCATCGAGCCGGCCAGGAACACGGTGATGGAGGTGAGGTAGCTGCCCTTGTGGCCGTACAGGTCGCCGAGTTTGCCCCAGACGGGGGTGGAGACGGCCGTGGTCAGCAGGTAGGCGGTGATCACCCAGGAGAGGTGGCCGAGGCCGCCGAGGTCGCCGACGATGGTGGGCAGGGCGGTACCGACGACCGTGCCGTCGAGTGTGGCGAGCACGATGCCGAGCAGCAGGCCGCCGATGACGAGCCGGGAGGGCGGGGTGACCGGGCGGGCGGCCTCCTCGGTGGCGTCTCCCGCGGCGCGTGTGTCCATGATTGCCCTTCCCCCTGCTGCGAGGCCGGTGATCAGGCGACGTAGCTGCGGACGGACTTGGCGTCCCGCAGGGCGTGACCCCACCAGGCGAGCTGGTCGAGCAGGGCCTTCACGGCGGTGTCGGCGGCGGGGTCCTTGCAGGCGCCGTCCTCGTCGAAGCGGCTCCACGCGTCGTGGAGGCTGACGGAGTTGCGGATGGTCATGGCGTTCACCTCGGCCATGACGACCCGCAGGTGCTCCACCGCGCGCAGACCGCCGGACAGGCCGCCGTACGAGACGAAGCCGACCGGCTTGCCGTGCCACTCCTCGCCGTGCCAGTCGATCGCATTCTTCAAGGACGCCGGGAAGCTGTGGTTGTACTCGGGCGTGACGAGGACGAAGGCGTCGGCTGCCGCGAGGCGCGGTGAGACGAGGGCCAGTTGCTCCCGGCTGCCGGGCGATGGCTGCCGGCCGAACGCCGGAAACACAATCGGCAGCGGCGTCTTCGCGAGGTCGACGACGTCGGCCACCAGGTCGTCGCGCTGGTGGAGATGGCCGGTCAGCCACGTCGTCACCACGGGTGCGAAGCGTCCCTCGCGAGTCGAGCCGACGAGGACGGCGACGCGGAGCGGTTCGCTGCGTTCGGGCATGGGTCTCCCCCTGGATGTGTACGACGTATCTTGGTGCGTACAGCGTACACAGGTGCTGTGTGCGGCGTCTACTGGAGATACGCTGTACACGGCATCGAGCGGGAGGAGCGGGGCCATGCCGGTCACGAAGAAGGAGGCCGAGGAGAGCGGGGGCGAGGGGCCCTCTCTCTGGGAGCGCATGGAACGGCCCGCTCCTCTGCCTCGCGCCTCGCTGAGCCTGGAGCGGATCGCCGCCGCCGCGGTCGAGATCGCCGACGAGGAGGGCGGCGCCGCCGTCACCATGCGCCGCCTCGCCGCCAAGCTGGGCGTCGCCCCCATGGCGGCCTACCGGCACGTCGACGGCAAGGACGACCTCTGGGCGCTCATGATCGACCGCGTCTCCCGGGACCTGGCCGTACCGGAGGGCGTGACGGACTGGCGTGAGGTACTGCGCTCCTACGCCTTCCAGACGCGGGAGCTGATGCTCGCCCACCCGTGGATGGCGGTCATGCCCACCCCCGTCATCATGCTCACACCGTCACGGATGGCCGTGGCGGAACGGCAGCTGGCCGCGCTCGCCGTCTGCGGCCTGGACGCCGACTCCGTGATGGCCGCATTCCGGGCCGTCACCTCCTTCGTGCACGGCTCGGCCCAGACCGAGATCGCCCTGCGCGACTACCAGGAACGCCACGGCTGGGCCGGCGGCGACGAGACCCGCGAGGCGCTCGCCCCGCAGATGCGCTACCTGGTGGGCACGGGCCGCTACCCGGCCTTCGAGCAATACGCCCTCGGCGCGACCCGCAAGGACGACCGGGCCTGGGAGTTCGCGTTCGGCCTCGACTGCGTCCTCGACGGCATCGGGCAGCGGCTCGGGATCTGAGGCGGCATCCGGGGCGGTGCGGACGCGGAGAAGCCCCGGCCCTCCCGGACGGAGGAGGGCCGGGGCTTCGGCTGTGACGGGTGGCTCAGTACGAGGAACCCGACGCGCCCAGCGAACCCGTGGGGTGCCAGACCGTCTTCGTCTCCAGGAACGCCGTCAGCCGGTCGGTGCCGGGTGTCTCCGTGTAATCCACAGGCTGTGGACGGAGGACGCGCTTGAGGTTGTCCGCCGCGGCGATCTCCAGGTCCTTCGCCAGGACCTCGTCGGCGCCCGCGAGGTCGATCGCGTTGACGTCCTGGTGGGCGGCGAGCGGGGCCGCGATCTCCGCCGTGCGGCCCGACAGGACGTTGACCACGCCGCCGGGGACGTCCGAGGTGGCCAGCACCTCGGCCAGGGACAGCGCCGGCAGCGGGGCCTTCTCGCTGGCCACGACGACCGCGGTGTTGCCCGTCGCGATCACCGGGGCGAGCACCGACACCAGGCCCAGGAAGGACGACTCCTGGGGCGCCAGGACGGCGACCACGCCCGTCGGCTCGGGAGAGGACAGGTTGAAGAACGGGCCCGCGACCGGGTTGCCGCCGCCGACCACCTGGGCGATCTTGTCGGTCCAGCCCGCGTACCAGACCCAGCGGTCGATCGTCGCGTCCACGACCGCGGCCGCCTTGGACTTCGACAGGCCCTCCGCGTCGGCCACCTCACGGGTGAACTGGTCGCGGCGGCCCTCCAGCATCTCGGCCACGCGGTAGAGGACCTGACCGCGGTTGTACGCCGTCGCCCCGGACCAGGCGCCGAACGCCTTGCGCGCCGCGACCACCGCGTCACGGGCGTCCTTGCGGGACGACAGCGGCGCGTTCGCCAGCCACTTGCCCTTCGAGTCGGTCACCTCGTACACCCGGCCGCTCTCGGAACGCGGGAACTTCCCGCCGACGTACAGCTTGTAGGTCTTGAAGACAGTCAGGCGGTCAGACATCGAGGTATGCCTCCAGGCCGTGACGGCCGCCCTCGCGGCCGAAGCCCGACTCCTTGTAGCCGCCGAACGGCGACGTCGGGTCGAACTTGTTGAACGTGTTGGACCAGACGACACCCGCGCGGAGCTTGTTCGCGACCGCCAGGATGCGGGAGCCCTTCTCCGTCCAGATACCGGCGGACAGGCCGTACGGCGTGTTGTTGGCCTTGGCGACCGCCTCGTCCGGAGTGCGGAACGTCAGCACCGACAGCACCGGGCCGAAGATCTCGTCCCGGGCGACCGTGTGCGCCTGCGTGACGTTCGTGAACAGCGTCGGGGCGAACCAGTAGCCGCTCTCCGGCAGCTCGCACGCCGGCGACCAGCGCTCGGCGCCCTCCGCCTCGCCCTGCTCGACGAGCGAGGTGATGCGGGTGAGCTGCTCCTCGGAGTTGATCGCGCCGATGTCCGTGTTCTTGTCCAGCGGGTCGCCGAGGCGCAGCGTGGACAGGCGGCGCTTCAGGGACTCCAGGAGCTCCTCCTGGATCGACTCCTGCACCAGCAGGCGGCTGCCGGCGCAGCAGACCTGGCCCTGGTTGAAGAAGATGCCGTTGACGATGCCCTCGACGGCCTGGTCGATCGGGGCGTCGTCGAAGACGATGTTGGCGCCCTTGCCGCCCAGCTCCAGCGTGACCTTCTTGCGCGTCCCGGCGACCGTGCGGGCGATCTCCTTGCCGACGGCCGTGGAGCCGGTGAAGGCGACCTTGTTCACGTCGGGGTGGGCGATCAGCGCGGCGCCGGCGTCGCCGTAGCCCGGGAGGATGTTGACGACGCCCTTGGGCAGGCCCGCCTGGCGGCAGATGTCCGCGAAGAACAGCGCCGACAGGGGGGTGGTCTCGGCCGGCTTCAGGACGACCGTGTTGCCGGTCGCGAGGGCCGGGGCGATCTTCCACGCCAGCATCAGGAGGGGGAAGTTCCAGGGGATGACCTGGCCCGCCACGCCCAGCGGCCTCGGGTTCGCCCCGTAGCCCGCGTGGTCGAGCTTGTCGGCCCAGCCCGCGTAGTAGAAGAAGTGCGCGGCGACCAGGGGCAGGTCGGCGTCGCGCGTCTCCTTGATCGGCTTGCCGTTGTCGAGGGTTTCGAGGACGGCGAGCTCGCGGGAGCGCTCCTGGATGATGCGGGCGATGCGGAAGAGGTACTTCGCGCGCTCCGCGCCCGGGAGCGCCGACCACTTCTCGAAGGCCCGGCGCGCGGCCTTCACCGCACGGTCGACGTCCTCGGAACCGGCCCGGGCGATCTCGGAGAGGACCTCCTCGGTGGACGGGGAGACGGTCTTGAAGACCTTGCCGTCCGCCGCCTCGACGAACTCGCCGTCGATGAACAGGCCGTACGAGGGCGCGATGTCGGCGATCGCGCGCGACTCGGGGGCCGGGGCGTATTCGAATACGGGTGCCATGGTGATCAGTCCACCGTCACGTAGTCGGGGCCGGAGTAGCGGCCGGTGGCCAGCTTCTGGCGCTGCATCAGCAGGTCGTTCAGCAGCGACGAGGCGCCGAAGCGGAACCAGTGGTTGTCCAGCCAGTCCTCGCCCGCGGTCTCGTTGACCAGCACGAGGAACTTGATGGCGTCCTTGGAGGTGCGGATGCCGCCGGCCGGCTTCACACCGACCTGGATGCCGGTCTGGGCACGGAAGTCGCGGACGGCCTCCAGCATGAGGAGGGTGTTCGCGGGGGTGGCGTTCACCGCGACCTTGCCGGTGGAGGTCTTGATGAAGTCCGCGCCCGCCAGCATCCCGAGCCAGCTCGCGCGGCGGATGTTGTCGTACGTCGAGAGCTCGCCCGTCTCGAAGATGACCTTCAGGCGCGCGGAGGTCCCGCAGGCCTCCTTCACGGCCGTGATCTCGTCGTACACCTTCAAGTATCGACCCGAGAGGAACGCCCCGCGGTCGATGACCATGTCGATCTCGTCCGCACCGGCGGCGACGGCGTCCCGCACGTCGGCCAGCTTGACGTCGAGCGCGGCGCGGCCGGCCGGGAACGCCGTGGCGACCGAGGCGACCTTCACGCCGGAGCCGGCTACGGCCTCCTTGGCCACGGCCACCATGTCGGGGTAGACGCAGACCGCCGCCGTGGACGGCGTCGTGCGGTCCGTCGGGTCGGGCTTGACCGCCTTCGCGCCGAGCGCCCGGACCTTGCCCGGGGTGTCCGCGCCTTCCAGCGTCGTCAGGTCGACCATCGAGATGGCGAGGTCGATGGCGTACGCCTTGGCGGTCGTCTTGATCGAACGGGTGCCGAGC contains these protein-coding regions:
- a CDS encoding aldehyde dehydrogenase family protein, with translation MSDRLTVFKTYKLYVGGKFPRSESGRVYEVTDSKGKWLANAPLSSRKDARDAVVAARKAFGAWSGATAYNRGQVLYRVAEMLEGRRDQFTREVADAEGLSKSKAAAVVDATIDRWVWYAGWTDKIAQVVGGGNPVAGPFFNLSSPEPTGVVAVLAPQESSFLGLVSVLAPVIATGNTAVVVASEKAPLPALSLAEVLATSDVPGGVVNVLSGRTAEIAAPLAAHQDVNAIDLAGADEVLAKDLEIAAADNLKRVLRPQPVDYTETPGTDRLTAFLETKTVWHPTGSLGASGSSY
- a CDS encoding aldehyde dehydrogenase family protein; protein product: MAPVFEYAPAPESRAIADIAPSYGLFIDGEFVEAADGKVFKTVSPSTEEVLSEIARAGSEDVDRAVKAARRAFEKWSALPGAERAKYLFRIARIIQERSRELAVLETLDNGKPIKETRDADLPLVAAHFFYYAGWADKLDHAGYGANPRPLGVAGQVIPWNFPLLMLAWKIAPALATGNTVVLKPAETTPLSALFFADICRQAGLPKGVVNILPGYGDAGAALIAHPDVNKVAFTGSTAVGKEIARTVAGTRKKVTLELGGKGANIVFDDAPIDQAVEGIVNGIFFNQGQVCCAGSRLLVQESIQEELLESLKRRLSTLRLGDPLDKNTDIGAINSEEQLTRITSLVEQGEAEGAERWSPACELPESGYWFAPTLFTNVTQAHTVARDEIFGPVLSVLTFRTPDEAVAKANNTPYGLSAGIWTEKGSRILAVANKLRAGVVWSNTFNKFDPTSPFGGYKESGFGREGGRHGLEAYLDV
- the deoC gene encoding deoxyribose-phosphate aldolase — encoded protein: MPSSALTAAHPLKDVAASDSALRRFLHGLPGVDAVGLEGRAASLGTRSIKTTAKAYAIDLAISMVDLTTLEGADTPGKVRALGAKAVKPDPTDRTTPSTAAVCVYPDMVAVAKEAVAGSGVKVASVATAFPAGRAALDVKLADVRDAVAAGADEIDMVIDRGAFLSGRYLKVYDEITAVKEACGTSARLKVIFETGELSTYDNIRRASWLGMLAGADFIKTSTGKVAVNATPANTLLMLEAVRDFRAQTGIQVGVKPAGGIRTSKDAIKFLVLVNETAGEDWLDNHWFRFGASSLLNDLLMQRQKLATGRYSGPDYVTVD